A genomic segment from Pseudomonas sp. S09G 359 encodes:
- a CDS encoding response regulator transcription factor, with amino-acid sequence MSELLLIDDDQELCELLTSWLSQEGFQVRACHDGLSARKALADSAPAAVVLDVMLPDGSGLELLKQLRNDHPELPVLMLSARGEPLDRILGLELGADDYLAKPCDPRELTARLRAVLRRSHPAAVSSQLELGDLCFSPVRGVVSIDEQEFALTVSESRLLEALLRQPGEPLDKQELAQIALGRKLTLYDRSLDMHVSNLRKKIGPHPDGRPRIVALRSRGYYYAP; translated from the coding sequence ATGAGCGAGCTGTTACTGATAGATGATGACCAGGAGCTCTGCGAGCTGCTGACCAGTTGGTTGAGCCAGGAAGGGTTCCAGGTGCGCGCCTGCCACGATGGCTTGAGCGCCCGCAAAGCCTTGGCCGACAGCGCCCCGGCAGCCGTGGTGCTCGACGTAATGCTGCCCGACGGCAGTGGCCTGGAGCTGCTCAAGCAATTGCGCAACGACCACCCGGAACTGCCGGTGCTGATGCTCTCGGCCCGCGGCGAACCGCTGGACCGCATCCTCGGCCTGGAACTGGGCGCCGACGATTACCTGGCCAAGCCCTGTGACCCGCGCGAGCTGACCGCCCGCCTGCGCGCCGTGTTACGCCGCAGCCACCCGGCGGCCGTGTCCAGCCAGCTGGAACTCGGTGACCTGTGCTTCAGCCCGGTGCGCGGCGTGGTCAGCATCGATGAACAGGAATTCGCCCTCACCGTCTCCGAAAGCCGCCTGCTCGAAGCCTTGCTGCGCCAGCCCGGAGAGCCCCTCGACAAGCAGGAACTGGCGCAGATAGCCCTGGGCCGCAAGCTGACCCTTTACGATCGCAGCCTCGACATGCACGTGAGCAACCTGCGCAAAAAAATCGGCCCACACCCGGACGGCCGGCCACGGATCGTGGCGCTGCGCAGCCGCGGGTACTACTACGCCCCCTGA
- a CDS encoding LTXXQ domain protein: MRKTLIALMFAAALPTVAMAAMPEGPGPMGGPEGHMMGGPGHGGEHGPRGKGGPFSQLDLSREQRQQIGKLMGDQWHARKDLTKKYLDKLPAADQKAMQDEIAAGKQKTQADIRAVLKPDQQKKFDEIVKKQAERRAEWKEFQAWKAQQPQKAQ; this comes from the coding sequence ATGCGCAAGACCCTTATCGCTTTGATGTTCGCCGCTGCCCTGCCCACCGTTGCCATGGCCGCCATGCCCGAGGGCCCGGGCCCGATGGGTGGCCCTGAAGGTCACATGATGGGTGGCCCGGGTCACGGCGGTGAACACGGTCCGCGTGGCAAAGGCGGCCCCTTCAGCCAGCTGGACTTGAGCCGCGAACAGCGTCAGCAGATCGGCAAGCTGATGGGCGACCAATGGCACGCTCGCAAAGACCTGACCAAAAAGTACCTGGACAAACTGCCAGCCGCCGACCAGAAGGCCATGCAGGACGAAATCGCCGCCGGCAAGCAGAAAACCCAGGCGGATATCCGCGCCGTGCTCAAGCCTGATCAGCAGAAGAAATTCGACGAGATCGTCAAGAAGCAAGCCGAGCGTCGTGCCGAGTGGAAGGAATTCCAGGCCTGGAAAGCGCAACAGCCGCAAAAAGCGCAATAA
- a CDS encoding YciI family protein translates to MLYAIIATDVANSLEKRLSVRPAHLERLHALQAEGRLVLAGPHPAVDSNDPGAAGFTGSLVVAEFASLADAQAWAKVDPYVAAGVYADVVIKPFKQVLP, encoded by the coding sequence ATGCTCTACGCCATCATTGCCACCGACGTTGCCAACTCGCTGGAAAAACGCCTCTCCGTGCGCCCGGCCCACCTTGAGCGCCTGCACGCGCTGCAAGCCGAAGGCCGCCTGGTACTGGCCGGCCCGCACCCGGCCGTGGACAGCAACGATCCGGGCGCAGCCGGCTTCACCGGGAGCCTGGTGGTCGCCGAGTTCGCCTCCCTGGCCGATGCCCAAGCCTGGGCCAAGGTTGATCCCTATGTAGCGGCGGGTGTCTACGCCGACGTTGTGATCAAGCCATTCAAACAAGTCCTGCCTTGA
- a CDS encoding translation initiation factor 2 — protein MRLRQLCLLAVLMIGATAHAEETSNTGSSTPLSLSAGSQITELQQRLKESERQREELSKQLQSADAARESAQLSRLRQENQRLAQQLKDTQGGALTRWLTEQQQWFVTGGAVALIALLCGIFASGGHRRRRQWLN, from the coding sequence ATGCGCTTACGTCAGTTGTGTCTGTTGGCAGTGTTAATGATCGGGGCTACGGCCCACGCTGAAGAAACCTCGAACACCGGCAGTTCCACGCCCCTGTCCTTGAGTGCCGGCAGCCAGATCACCGAGTTGCAGCAACGTTTGAAAGAAAGCGAACGCCAGCGTGAAGAACTGAGCAAGCAACTGCAAAGCGCGGATGCTGCCCGCGAAAGCGCGCAACTGAGCCGCCTTCGCCAAGAGAACCAACGCCTGGCCCAGCAACTCAAAGATACACAGGGCGGCGCCTTGACCCGATGGCTGACCGAGCAACAGCAGTGGTTTGTCACCGGCGGGGCCGTCGCACTGATCGCCTTGCTGTGCGGGATCTTCGCCAGCGGTGGGCACCGTCGCCGTCGACAATGGCTAAATTGA